Proteins encoded together in one Lathamus discolor isolate bLatDis1 chromosome 3, bLatDis1.hap1, whole genome shotgun sequence window:
- the NEXN gene encoding nexilin isoform X7 — MNDIAQKTEMKELLGSDEDDDAKSKIEKGYVPKLIGTVKGKFAEMEKQRQEEERKRMEEERKRRIEQDMIEKRKIQRELAKKAQEIDDFNNTGTESAAEEGDESLLVTVVPVKPTKTPGKMKINFENTGKERAEQRERQDEEMKLKYEEQTPSLKESKCLSNVMGENEDNKTPESLSPGKLKVTFEELERQRQENQRRQAEEEARQRLEEERRAFEEARQRMINEGDDEESENSVKEFRPGKLRLSFEEIERQRREEEKRKAEEDARRRIEEEKRAFAEARRNMVLDDESPAMFKTFSQESLVPGKLEINFEELLRQKMEDEKRRTEEERRQKLEMEKQEFQQLRQEMGELEEECETFELSKEYEELIKLKRSGSIQAKNLKSKFEKIGQLSQEEIQKKIEEERAKRRAMDEEIREREAEKFQEDDEVDVRPAKKSEAPFTHKVNMKARFEQMARAREEEEQRRIEEQKLLRMQFEQKEIDAALQKKREEEEEEEGSIINGSTCEDEEDQARSGAPWFKKSLKNTSVVDGEPVRFTVKITGEPKPEVTWWFEGEMLQDSEDYQYIERGETYCLYLPETFPEDEGEYMCKAVNNRGTSASTCILTIETDDY, encoded by the exons ATGAATGACATTGCACAGAAAACTGAG ATGAAGGAACTGCTTGGAtctgatgaagatgatgatgcaAAATCTAAAATTGAAAAAGGTTATGTTCCAAAGCTGATAG GAACAGTTAAAGGCAAatttgcagaaatggagaagcaaaggcaagaagaagaaagaaaaagaatggaagaagaaagaaagcgCAGAATTGAACAAGATATgattgagaaaagaaaaatccaaagaGAATTAGCAAAAAAGGCGCAGGAG ATTGATGACTTTAACAATACGGGAACTGAATCAGCAGCTGAG GAAGGGGATGAATCACTACTGGTGACAGTAGTGCCTgtaaaacccaccaaaacacctgggaagatgaaaataaactttGAGAACACAGGAAAGGAGAGAGCAGAACAAAGAGAGAGACAGGATGAAGAAATGAAGCTAAAATATGAGGAACAAACCCCATCCCTTAAGGAAAGCAAGTGCCTTTCAAATGTCATG GGTGAAAATGAAGACAACAAAACTCCAGAGTCTCTGTCCCCTGGTAAGCTGAAAGTGACATTTGAAGAACTTGAAAGACAAAGACAGGAGAATCAAAGGCGgcaagcagaggaagaagcaaGACAGCGTTTAGAAGAGGAAAGACGTGCCTTTGAGGAAGCTAGGCAGCGAATG ATAAATGAAGGTGATGATGAAGAATCTGAAAATTCCGTTAAAGAATTCCGTCCTGGTAAACTCAGACTCAGTTTTGAGGAGATAGAAAgacagaggagagaagaggaaaagaggaaagcagaagaagATGCAAGACGACgcattgaagaagaaaaaagagcatttgCTGAAGCAAGGAGGAACATG GTGCTGGATGATGAATCACCAGCAATGTTTAAAACGTTTTCTCAAGAATCTCTTGTACCTGGTAAActggaaattaattttgagGAGTTGCTGAGACAAAAAATGGAAGACGAAAAGAGACGCACAGAAGAGGAGCGTAGGCAAAAGTTGGAAATGGAGAAGCAAGAATTTCAGCAGTTGAGACAAGAAATGGGAGAG CTGGAAGAAGAATGTGAAACTTTCGAGCTAAGCAAAGAATATGAAgaattaataaagctaaaaagaagtGGTTCTATTCAGGCAAAGAACTTAAAAAGCAAATTTGAAAAAATAGGACAGCTGTctcaagaagaaatacagaagaagaTTGAAGAAGAGCGAGCAAAGAGAAGGGCGATGGATGAAGAAATAAGAGAAAGGGAAGCTGAAAAATTTCAAGAG GATGATGAGGTAGATGTGAGACCAGCTAAGAAATCTGAAGCTCCATTTACTCACAAAGTAAACATGAAGGCCCGTTTTGAGCAAATGGCAAGAGCCAGGGAAGAAGAGGAACAGAGAAGAATTGAAGAACAGAAGTTACTACGCATGCAGtttgaacagaaagaaattgaTGCCGCATTACAGAAG aaaagggaagaggaagaagaagaggagggaagCATTATTAATGGTTCTACTTGTGAAGATGAGGAGGATCAAGCTAGATCTGGAGCACCCTGGTTCAAGAAGTCACTCAAAAACACATCGGTTGTTGATGGCGAGCCAGTGAGATTTACAGTTAAAATTACTGGAGAACCAAAACCTGAAGTTACATGGTGGTTTGAGGGAGAAATGTTGCAGGACTCTGAGGACTATCAATATATAGAAAGAGGAGAAACCTATTGCCTTTACTTGCCAGAAACCTTCCCAGAAGATGAAGGGGAATATATGTGTAAAGCAGTCAACAACAGAGGCACATCTGCTAGCACTTGTATTCTTACCATTGAAA ctGATGACTACTAA
- the NEXN gene encoding nexilin isoform X5 gives MNDIAQKTEILLSSSKPVQKSYVPKLHKGDVKDKFEAMQKAREERNQRRSRDEKQRRKEQYIREREWNRRKQEMKELLGSDEDDDAKSKIEKGYVPKLIGTVKGKFAEMEKQRQEEERKRMEEERKRRIEQDMIEKRKIQRELAKKAQEEGDESLLVTVVPVKPTKTPGKMKINFENTGKERAEQRERQDEEMKLKYEEQTPSLKESKCLSNVMGENEDNKTPESLSPGKLKVTFEELERQRQENQRRQAEEEARQRLEEERRAFEEARQRMINEGDDEESENSVKEFRPGKLRLSFEEIERQRREEEKRKAEEDARRRIEEEKRAFAEARRNMVLDDESPAMFKTFSQESLVPGKLEINFEELLRQKMEDEKRRTEEERRQKLEMEKQEFQQLRQEMGELEEECETFELSKEYEELIKLKRSGSIQAKNLKSKFEKIGQLSQEEIQKKIEEERAKRRAMDEEIREREAEKFQEDDEVDVRPAKKSEAPFTHKVNMKARFEQMARAREEEEQRRIEEQKLLRMQFEQKEIDAALQKKREEEEEEEGSIINGSTCEDEEDQARSGAPWFKKSLKNTSVVDGEPVRFTVKITGEPKPEVTWWFEGEMLQDSEDYQYIERGETYCLYLPETFPEDEGEYMCKAVNNRGTSASTCILTIETDDY, from the exons ATGAATGACATTGCACAGAAAACTGAG attctgctttcttcatctAAACCCGTCCAAAAGTCCTATGTGCCCAAGCTTCACAAGGGGGATGTAAAGGATAAATTTGAAGCTATGCAGAaagcaagggaagaaagaaatcaaaggagATCTagagatgaaaagcaaagaagaaaagaacaatatATTAGAGAGAGAGAATGGaacaggagaaagcaggag ATGAAGGAACTGCTTGGAtctgatgaagatgatgatgcaAAATCTAAAATTGAAAAAGGTTATGTTCCAAAGCTGATAG GAACAGTTAAAGGCAAatttgcagaaatggagaagcaaaggcaagaagaagaaagaaaaagaatggaagaagaaagaaagcgCAGAATTGAACAAGATATgattgagaaaagaaaaatccaaagaGAATTAGCAAAAAAGGCGCAGGAG GAAGGGGATGAATCACTACTGGTGACAGTAGTGCCTgtaaaacccaccaaaacacctgggaagatgaaaataaactttGAGAACACAGGAAAGGAGAGAGCAGAACAAAGAGAGAGACAGGATGAAGAAATGAAGCTAAAATATGAGGAACAAACCCCATCCCTTAAGGAAAGCAAGTGCCTTTCAAATGTCATG GGTGAAAATGAAGACAACAAAACTCCAGAGTCTCTGTCCCCTGGTAAGCTGAAAGTGACATTTGAAGAACTTGAAAGACAAAGACAGGAGAATCAAAGGCGgcaagcagaggaagaagcaaGACAGCGTTTAGAAGAGGAAAGACGTGCCTTTGAGGAAGCTAGGCAGCGAATG ATAAATGAAGGTGATGATGAAGAATCTGAAAATTCCGTTAAAGAATTCCGTCCTGGTAAACTCAGACTCAGTTTTGAGGAGATAGAAAgacagaggagagaagaggaaaagaggaaagcagaagaagATGCAAGACGACgcattgaagaagaaaaaagagcatttgCTGAAGCAAGGAGGAACATG GTGCTGGATGATGAATCACCAGCAATGTTTAAAACGTTTTCTCAAGAATCTCTTGTACCTGGTAAActggaaattaattttgagGAGTTGCTGAGACAAAAAATGGAAGACGAAAAGAGACGCACAGAAGAGGAGCGTAGGCAAAAGTTGGAAATGGAGAAGCAAGAATTTCAGCAGTTGAGACAAGAAATGGGAGAG CTGGAAGAAGAATGTGAAACTTTCGAGCTAAGCAAAGAATATGAAgaattaataaagctaaaaagaagtGGTTCTATTCAGGCAAAGAACTTAAAAAGCAAATTTGAAAAAATAGGACAGCTGTctcaagaagaaatacagaagaagaTTGAAGAAGAGCGAGCAAAGAGAAGGGCGATGGATGAAGAAATAAGAGAAAGGGAAGCTGAAAAATTTCAAGAG GATGATGAGGTAGATGTGAGACCAGCTAAGAAATCTGAAGCTCCATTTACTCACAAAGTAAACATGAAGGCCCGTTTTGAGCAAATGGCAAGAGCCAGGGAAGAAGAGGAACAGAGAAGAATTGAAGAACAGAAGTTACTACGCATGCAGtttgaacagaaagaaattgaTGCCGCATTACAGAAG aaaagggaagaggaagaagaagaggagggaagCATTATTAATGGTTCTACTTGTGAAGATGAGGAGGATCAAGCTAGATCTGGAGCACCCTGGTTCAAGAAGTCACTCAAAAACACATCGGTTGTTGATGGCGAGCCAGTGAGATTTACAGTTAAAATTACTGGAGAACCAAAACCTGAAGTTACATGGTGGTTTGAGGGAGAAATGTTGCAGGACTCTGAGGACTATCAATATATAGAAAGAGGAGAAACCTATTGCCTTTACTTGCCAGAAACCTTCCCAGAAGATGAAGGGGAATATATGTGTAAAGCAGTCAACAACAGAGGCACATCTGCTAGCACTTGTATTCTTACCATTGAAA ctGATGACTACTAA
- the NEXN gene encoding nexilin isoform X4 — MNDIAQKTEILLSSSKPVQKSYVPKLHKGDVKDKFEAMQKAREERNQRRSRDEKQRRKEQYIREREWNRRKQEMKELLGSDEDDDAKSKIEKGYVPKLIGTVKGKFAEMEKQRQEEERKRMEEERKRRIEQDMIEKRKIQRELAKKAQEEGDESLLVTVVPVKPTKTPGKMKINFENTGKERAEQRERQDEEMKLKYEEQTPSLKESKCLSNVMGENEDNKTPESLSPGKLKVTFEELERQRQENQRRQAEEEARQRLEEERRAFEEARQRMINEGDDEESENSVKEFRPGKLRLSFEEIERQRREEEKRKAEEDARRRIEEEKRAFAEARRNMQVLDDESPAMFKTFSQESLVPGKLEINFEELLRQKMEDEKRRTEEERRQKLEMEKQEFQQLRQEMGELEEECETFELSKEYEELIKLKRSGSIQAKNLKSKFEKIGQLSQEEIQKKIEEERAKRRAMDEEIREREAEKFQEDDEVDVRPAKKSEAPFTHKVNMKARFEQMARAREEEEQRRIEEQKLLRMQFEQKEIDAALQKKREEEEEEEGSIINGSTCEDEEDQARSGAPWFKKSLKNTSVVDGEPVRFTVKITGEPKPEVTWWFEGEMLQDSEDYQYIERGETYCLYLPETFPEDEGEYMCKAVNNRGTSASTCILTIETDDY, encoded by the exons ATGAATGACATTGCACAGAAAACTGAG attctgctttcttcatctAAACCCGTCCAAAAGTCCTATGTGCCCAAGCTTCACAAGGGGGATGTAAAGGATAAATTTGAAGCTATGCAGAaagcaagggaagaaagaaatcaaaggagATCTagagatgaaaagcaaagaagaaaagaacaatatATTAGAGAGAGAGAATGGaacaggagaaagcaggag ATGAAGGAACTGCTTGGAtctgatgaagatgatgatgcaAAATCTAAAATTGAAAAAGGTTATGTTCCAAAGCTGATAG GAACAGTTAAAGGCAAatttgcagaaatggagaagcaaaggcaagaagaagaaagaaaaagaatggaagaagaaagaaagcgCAGAATTGAACAAGATATgattgagaaaagaaaaatccaaagaGAATTAGCAAAAAAGGCGCAGGAG GAAGGGGATGAATCACTACTGGTGACAGTAGTGCCTgtaaaacccaccaaaacacctgggaagatgaaaataaactttGAGAACACAGGAAAGGAGAGAGCAGAACAAAGAGAGAGACAGGATGAAGAAATGAAGCTAAAATATGAGGAACAAACCCCATCCCTTAAGGAAAGCAAGTGCCTTTCAAATGTCATG GGTGAAAATGAAGACAACAAAACTCCAGAGTCTCTGTCCCCTGGTAAGCTGAAAGTGACATTTGAAGAACTTGAAAGACAAAGACAGGAGAATCAAAGGCGgcaagcagaggaagaagcaaGACAGCGTTTAGAAGAGGAAAGACGTGCCTTTGAGGAAGCTAGGCAGCGAATG ATAAATGAAGGTGATGATGAAGAATCTGAAAATTCCGTTAAAGAATTCCGTCCTGGTAAACTCAGACTCAGTTTTGAGGAGATAGAAAgacagaggagagaagaggaaaagaggaaagcagaagaagATGCAAGACGACgcattgaagaagaaaaaagagcatttgCTGAAGCAAGGAGGAACATG CAGGTGCTGGATGATGAATCACCAGCAATGTTTAAAACGTTTTCTCAAGAATCTCTTGTACCTGGTAAActggaaattaattttgagGAGTTGCTGAGACAAAAAATGGAAGACGAAAAGAGACGCACAGAAGAGGAGCGTAGGCAAAAGTTGGAAATGGAGAAGCAAGAATTTCAGCAGTTGAGACAAGAAATGGGAGAG CTGGAAGAAGAATGTGAAACTTTCGAGCTAAGCAAAGAATATGAAgaattaataaagctaaaaagaagtGGTTCTATTCAGGCAAAGAACTTAAAAAGCAAATTTGAAAAAATAGGACAGCTGTctcaagaagaaatacagaagaagaTTGAAGAAGAGCGAGCAAAGAGAAGGGCGATGGATGAAGAAATAAGAGAAAGGGAAGCTGAAAAATTTCAAGAG GATGATGAGGTAGATGTGAGACCAGCTAAGAAATCTGAAGCTCCATTTACTCACAAAGTAAACATGAAGGCCCGTTTTGAGCAAATGGCAAGAGCCAGGGAAGAAGAGGAACAGAGAAGAATTGAAGAACAGAAGTTACTACGCATGCAGtttgaacagaaagaaattgaTGCCGCATTACAGAAG aaaagggaagaggaagaagaagaggagggaagCATTATTAATGGTTCTACTTGTGAAGATGAGGAGGATCAAGCTAGATCTGGAGCACCCTGGTTCAAGAAGTCACTCAAAAACACATCGGTTGTTGATGGCGAGCCAGTGAGATTTACAGTTAAAATTACTGGAGAACCAAAACCTGAAGTTACATGGTGGTTTGAGGGAGAAATGTTGCAGGACTCTGAGGACTATCAATATATAGAAAGAGGAGAAACCTATTGCCTTTACTTGCCAGAAACCTTCCCAGAAGATGAAGGGGAATATATGTGTAAAGCAGTCAACAACAGAGGCACATCTGCTAGCACTTGTATTCTTACCATTGAAA ctGATGACTACTAA